A genomic region of Miscanthus floridulus cultivar M001 chromosome 3, ASM1932011v1, whole genome shotgun sequence contains the following coding sequences:
- the LOC136547595 gene encoding protein ETHYLENE-INSENSITIVE 3-like 2: MMGGGGALMLDQRMAAGDKALFGFGAGECFFGEGDLVNPAPVPATEEMTTTMSFPLDEMMVSDDDVDGIEELERRMWRDRVRLRRLKEEEQQSGRPSGGSGGAKHEASSSRQRQSQEQARRKKMSRAQDGILKYMLKMMEVCNAQGFVYGIIPENGKPVTGASDNLRAWWKEKVRFDRNGPAAAAKYQADNAAAAAGDGAGGGGGMAANALAGPHSLHELQDTTLGSLLSALMQHCDPPQRRFPLEKGHPPPWWPAGAEPWWPQAAVPGELGPPPYKKPHDLKKVWKVAVLTAVIKHMSPDVDKARRLVRQSKCLQDKMTAREIVTWLAVLRQEEELYLQLHPGARPVPSSAAAAATIPFCASSCEYDVDGADGEDTCRNHQPPSNAAAAFVDLSSSSSSSMDDAGHNKFVMAEPAALMKEEAADAEFFQKRSALAAAAEPELMLGCSFRAYTCGNVQCPHSSSAHGFLDRNARNAHQYSCKFNNSPGIGVGAAVPPPPRATESVFPASFVPPGQAAALGGLDFDLPVDGQRSLAELMDMYEANVGGAPRSLVSNVDTAAPGVQVSGPFPTPCLFGDTISNVIQQSAASFYVRDGTPFGGEINAASPELRFGSGLNVAGGAAHYGGALQLQQPQPHKSTGSNANWFY, translated from the coding sequence ATGATGGGAGGAGGAGGGGCGCTGATGCTGGATCAGCGCATGGCGGCGGGTGACAAGGCCCTGTTCGGGTTCGGGGCAGGCGAGTGCTTCTTTGGAGAGGGCGACCTCGTCAACCCGGCGCCGGTTCCGGCGACCGAggagatgacgacgacgatgagctTCCCCTTGGACGAGATGATGGTGAGCGACGACGACGTGGACGGCATCGAGGAGCTGGAGCGCCGCATGTGGCGGGACCGCGTGCGGCTCAGGCGCCtcaaggaggaggagcagcagagcGGCCGCCCTTCCGGCGGCTCCGGCGGCGCCAAGCACGaggccagcagcagcaggcagcgGCAGTCGCAGGAGCAGGCGCGGCGCAAGAAGATGTCGCGCGCGCAGGACGGGATCCTCAAGTACATGCTCAAGATGATGGAGGTCTGCAACGCGCAGGGCTTCGTCTACGGCATCATCCCGGAGAACGGCAAGCCCGTCACCGGCGCCTCCGACAACCTCCGCGCctggtggaaggagaaggtccgCTTCGACCGCAAcgggcccgccgccgccgccaagtaCCAGGCcgacaacgccgccgccgccgcgggagaCGGCGCTGGAGGCGGCGGGGGCATGGCCGCCAACGCGCTGGCGGGCCCGCACTCCCTGCACGAGCTGCAGGACACCACGCTGGGCTCGCTGCTCTCCGCGCTTATGCAGCACTGCGACCCGCCCCAGCGCCGGTTCCCGCTCGAGAAGGGCCATCCGCCGCCGTGGTGGCCCGCCGGCGCCGAACCGTGGTGGCCGCAGGCCGCCGTGCCGGGGGAGCTCGGCCCGCCGCCGTACAAGAAGCCGCACGACCTaaagaaggtgtggaaggtggccGTGCTCACCGCCGTCATCAAGCACATGTCCCCCGACGTCGACAAGGCGCGCCGCCTGGTCCGCCAGTCCAAGTGCCTGCAGGACAAGATGACCGCCAGGGAGATCGTCACGTGGCTCGCCGTGCTCAGGCAGGAGGAGGAGCTCTACCTCCAGCTGCACCCAGGTGCCCGCCCCGTGccgtcctccgccgccgccgccgcgacgaTCCCGTTCTGCGCCAGCTCCTGCGAATACGACGTCGACGGCGCCGACGGCGAAGACACCTGCCGGAACCACCAGCCACcctccaacgccgccgccgcgttCGTGGACctttcgtcgtcgtcgtcgtcgtccatggACGATGCGGGCCACAACAAGTTCGTCATGGCCGAGCCCGCGGCGCTGATGAAGGAGGAGGCCGCCGACGCCGAGTTCTTCCAGAAGAGGAGCGCGCTGGCCGCCGCCGCGGAGCCGGAGCTCATGCTGGGCTGCAGCTTCCGCGCCTACACCTGCGGCAACGTGCAGTGCCCGCACAGCAGCAGCGCGCACGGGTTCCTGGACCGGAACGCGCGCAACGCGCACCAGTACTCGTGCAAGTTCAACAACAGCCCTGGCATCGGCGTCGGCGcggccgtgccgccgccgccacgcgccACCGAGTCCGTCTTCCCGGCGTCGTTCGTCCCGCCCGGGCAGGCGGCGGCGCTGGGCGGCCTGGATTTCGACCTGCCCGTGGACGGCCAGAGGTCGCTCGCGGAGCTGATGGACATGTACGAGGCCAACGTGGGCGGCGCGCCCAGGAGCCTGGTGAGCAACGTGGACACGGCCGCCCCCGGCGTGCAGGTGTCCGGCCCGTTTCCGACGCCGTGCCTATTTGGCGACACCATCAGCAACGTGATACAGCAGAGCGCGGCGTCGTTCTACGTCCGTGACGGCACGCCGTTCGGAGGCGAGATCAACGCCGCGTCGCCGGAGCTGAGGTTCGGCTCAGGCCTGAACGTGGCAGGAGGCGCCGCGCACTACGGCGGCGCGTTGCAGCTGCAACAGCCGCAGCCGCACAAGTCCACGGGATCCAACGCCAATTGGTTCTACTGA